In Sulfurisphaera javensis, a single genomic region encodes these proteins:
- a CDS encoding winged helix-turn-helix domain-containing protein codes for MRVEFNKRKRTKYDIMFDILYALSDGPLSKTRLIYKANLTYVIAEKYIPYLEKKNAIKKEGREYVITPIGRELLEKLKIYREKADEIRQLLVKIKQKLNTSNTTRNKSKQIA; via the coding sequence ATGCGTGTAGAATTTAACAAAAGAAAGAGAACCAAGTATGATATAATGTTTGACATTTTGTATGCACTTTCCGATGGACCGTTATCAAAAACTAGGCTCATTTACAAGGCTAATCTTACTTACGTTATAGCAGAAAAATACATACCATACCTTGAAAAGAAAAATGCAATTAAAAAGGAAGGAAGAGAATACGTTATAACACCTATAGGTAGAGAACTACTTGAGAAACTAAAAATTTATAGAGAGAAAGCTGACGAAATAAGACAATTACTCGTTAAAATAAAGCAGAAATTGAACACAAGTAATACTACAAGAAATAAAAGTAAACAGATAGCCTAA